The nucleotide sequence GTTCGGGTCCGAGGTGGCCCGCAGCCCGACGTACGCGTTCGTGTCATCCGCCACGTTGACGTTGACCGTCCGGTTCGCCTCAACACTCGTGAATGCGCCAGTACCCACCGTCGCCGCCCCGCCGGCAGCGATCGATCCCATCGTCGCGATGAACTTTCGCCGTTCCATAGTTGGTCACGTGCCCCGTCGGGAGCACGTCTCACCCCTGTACATCCATCCACCTTGTTGTGAGGCGATTGAAACGACGAAAACGAAGTCGTAGAACCGGTTCAACGGCTCGATTGACGGGAGCCAACGACCGTTTGACGTCGTTTCAAGCCGGGATTGAGTGGGTGTTGGACGGGCCTGAAAGACCCGTCGGCGGCGGTTACTTATGTGACAGGGGGATGTGACGTTAGTTCGATACGTATGGGGGGTACGTCGAACGGAACGAGTCTCGCACGGGACGACGTCTACGAGGTACTGAGCAACCGACGACGGCGGTTCGTCATCCACTACCTGCAGCGGAACGGGCCGCGGGCGGCGCTGGGGACGCTCGCGGAGCACGTCGCCGCGTGGGAGAACGGCATCGACGTCGCCGCGGTGGGGTCGGACGCGCGCAAGAACGTCTACACGTCGCTCCAGCAGTTCCACCTCCCGAAGATGGAGGACCTGAACCTGGTGATCTTCGACCAGCGCGCCGGCGAGGTAGAGCTCACCGACGACGCGGACGACGTCGACCTCTACCTGGAGGTCGTTCAGGGTCGGGACGTGCCTTGGAGCCTCTACTACCTCGGAGTGGGGACGTTGACTGGGGTGGTGACGCTCGGTCACGCGCTCGACCTGCCGGTGCTGGCTGGGATTGGCGACGCCAGCCTGGCGATGTTCACGATCGTCGCCATCGCCACACTGGCGCTGGTTCACACCTACTACACCCGCGGGATGCGACTGGGCTCGGAGGGACCACCGCCGGAAGTCGAGGGATGAGCCGTCGACGCCGACGGATCGTGGCGGTGCTCGCGCTGTGCGTAGCGGCGAGCATGGCCCTCGGTGTCGGCGGATACTCCGCCGCCTCGGCGGACCGGAGCGTGAGTGTCACCGTCGCCGAACCGTCGGAGGCGTATCTGGCACTCGACGGCAGCCTCCAGTGCGGGATGGGCCGCGGCGTCGGCAACAACAAGGGCTTCGTTCACAACCGGTTCCCCGAGAACACCACCGTCGAACGGATCGACGTCACGGTCACGGCGGTCGACGGCTACGTCCGTGTCGGTACCGGCGGGCAGGCCGAACAACTGGGGCCGGGCGAGTCGGCCGACCTGACCTTTTGGGGACCGTACGATTCCGGTGACTCGGCCGGAATACAAGTGAAACCACCCACCGCCAACAACGTCTCCGGTGCCGACTCGTTGCACGTCGAAATCGACTCGGCAACCGGACCGAACGTCGGCGTCTCCGGGGCGACACGAACGTACGAGGTCGACTGCCCCGGAACGTACGGTCGCAACTGAGCTGTCGGTGGGGGGTGACGAAGAGGGAGCGAAAGCGGACTGGCCGGGCGTCGGTCGACGAACGACTCGACGCCGGGAGTTTATAGTAACGCGGACCGCTCCACCGAGCCATGACACTCGCCTGCACCTCGCGGAGTGATCGCCAGTGACCGGCCGCGCTCCCGACCTCCACCCCGAAGCGGAAACGATCCTCGACCGCGTCGATCTGCCGCCGACCGCCTCGCTCTCGGTCGAGGGCGCCCGGGAGGCGCTCCGGGACCTGCTGGTCGCCGAGGAGCCGCCGGACGACGACCTCACGGTCCGTGACCTCTCGATTCCCGGACCCGGGGACGATCCGGAGACGTCGCTGCCGATCCGGACCTACACGCCGCCCGATGGAGGGGCCCGACCGGTGTTCGTGTACCTCCACGGCGGCGGGTGGGTCCGTGGCGACCTGGACACCCACGACGGACTCTGTCGTCTGCTCGCCGAGGCGGCCGACTGTGTCGTCGTCTCGGTCGACTACCGACGGGCGCCGGAACACCGCTTCCCGGCGGCGGTCCACGACGCCTACGCGGCGACGGCGTGGGCGGCCGAGTACGCCGAAATCGTCGGCGGCGACCCGGACCGGGTGGCGGTGGGGGGTGACAGCGCCGGCGGTAACCTGGCGGCCGCGGTGACGCTGCTAGCGCGGGAGCGCGACGGGCCGGAACTCGCCCACCAAGTGTTGCTCTACCCGGTGACCGACTACGCGTTCGACACGTCGTCCTACGACGAGAACACGGCGGGATACCTGCTCTCCCGGGCGAGCATGCGTTGGTACTGGGAGCGCTATCTGGGCGACGATATCGACGGCGCCAACCCCTACGCGTCGCCGCTCCGGGCGCGGGATCTGTCGGGACTGCCGTCGGCGACGGTGATCACCGCCGGCTACGACCCGCTGCGGGACGAGGGGGCGGCGTACGCGGACCGCCTGCGCGAGGGGGGCGTCTCGGTCACCCACGAGAACTACCCGGGGATGGTCCACGTGTTCGCCTCGTTCCCGGACCTCGACCGGGCGCGGGACGCACGGCGGGTGATCGCCGACGGACTGGCGACCGCCTTCGGCCGGGACTGATACGGATTATTGTAACTGTTCACCGGTGGTTCGCCAGGACAGTCCGGCGAACCACCGGTACTGACGTACAATAAACAGTATGAGGCGGCGATTCTCGCCGCCGATAGCCGCCACACACGTCTTTTATGTCACGCACGCGTATTCGACGGTAATGTTACTGATCCGCGGGACGGGTGGGGACACGACGCTCACGGGGACGGTCTACGAGCGGGGTGAGCGGGCGCCGAGCTTCCGTGGCGCGCCCGACGAGGACGCAGCCTACGTCTGGGTCTGCGACGAGTTCTACGAGGTCGAGAGCGGCGGGTCGACCACCCGCATCGACGGTGAGGAGATCCAGGTCGCCTTCGAGTCGCCGATGCCGCGCGGGTTCGACACCCGGGAGCAGGCCATCGAGGCCGCGAAAGAGCACCTGCGGACCCAGTTCGCGCGGGTCGGCGTCCCCGAGTCGACGGTGTCGATCGAGATGGAGAAAGCCGATCCGATCGACTGATACGGATTATTGTCACTGTTCACCGGCGGTTCGCCGGACTGTCCTGACGAACGATCGCTAACGACTCGTCATCGTATGAGTGCGCGCTGACGGACTCAGAACTCCTCGCCCCAGCGGTGGTCGTCGTAGGTCCGGACGAAGGGCGAGTCGAGTCGTTCCTCGAACTTGCGCCGGAGCGCGGCCTTCTCGTCGACGCCGATTCGGGCCAGCGCGTCCGCCCGCTCGACGACCGGGGGCGGGCCGCGGGCGGTCGCTACGTCCCGGAGGATCTGCCGCGTGAGTCGATCCCGGGCGTCGGGGTCGCGGGTGAGGCCGGCGGGGGCCTCGACGCGATAGCAGAGGTCCTCGCGGGGGTCGTAGACGACGAAGAAGGTCACCTCGTAGTCGGCCGGGTCGCGGCGTCGGTCGACGCCGAGGGCGTCGCCGTCGGCCGCGAGCGTTCGGTCGGACCCCCCTCGGGACCGGAACCAGTTGGTGAAGGTGAGTCGATCCGTCGGTCGGCCCTCGTCGCCGTCGGGTTCCAGCAGGCGCGTGAAGAGGGCGGTGTCGTCGACCCACGGCGCGTCCACGCCGTTCTCGCGGAGCGTCCGGGTGATCAACTTCGGCGAGGGGTTCTTGACGAATCCCGCGACGGCGACGTCCCGGTCCAGGAGTCGCTCGACGAGGCGGACGTAGTTCTCGACGATCGCTCGGGGTTTGGCCTCCGTCGCCAGCGCGCCGAGTTCGGCGTCCCGGTCCTGCCAGTTGAGGAGTTCCTTCGGGTAGAGCGGACCGTCGAGGAGCAGACAGTCGTCGACGACATCGGCGTGTTCGAGGGCGTGGGAACTCTCAGCGAGGTAGAGCGCGAGGGCGTGGACGACCCCCTCGGCGTAGCGGTTCACGCGCGGGGCGTGCAGGATCTTGTTCCGGAAGTAGCCCTCGTCGCGGCGCGCCCAGTCGGTCCCGAGCGCGAGCGTCGGATCGTTCGCGTGGACGGTCGTCACCAGACTCCGGGCGCGGTGCAGGTCGAGGTCGGACGGCTCGGCGGCCATCGCGGCGTGGGCGACGTCGAGAACCAGTCCGTTCTTGAACGTGGTCGGGTTGATGGTGCCGGAGTCGAGGCCGTGGACGGTCGGGTAGGGCGAATCGATCAGCGCGACGTCGTCGACGGGGACCGAGCGGAGACGGCGCTCGCCGAGCGGATCGATCACCGTCCGGCCGTCGGCCCGGAGGGGGTCGAGGAACTCCTCGAACGCCGTCCGCGCCAGGTCGTCGTGGTCGGTGTCGTCGACCCGGCGAGCGAGGCGGCCGGCCAGGTCGGCGATACCGTCGACGTGGACCGGATCGAGGGTCATGGGGAACCAACCGGACGGGGACACAAATACCCACCCGATCGGGCCGGCCGCGGGCCGTCGAAGGCGGCACGCTCATACGCCTCGCCCGGATAGGCGACGGTATGGATACGGCCGCGGTGGCGTTCGACCTCGACGACACGCTCGCGGTGACGAACGTCGACCGCGAGACGTTGCTGGCGTCGGCGCTTCGGGCGGTCGACGCCCCGGCCCGCTCCCGGGAAGCGTATCTCGACGCCCACGCCGACAACCTGACTGCACGGAGTCGGGAACCGGTGTTCGAGACCCTCCTCGACGGGACGGACGTCGACCCCGCGGCGCTGGCCCGGGCGTATCGCGAGCGGGTGAACGAGGCGCTATCGCCCGTTTCCGGCGTCGAATCGATGCTCACGAGGCTCGCACGGCGGTACCGACTCGGCCTGCTGACGAACGGGCCGGTCGTCGCACAGCGGTCGAAGCTCCGGGTCCTCGGGTGGAGCGACCGGTTCGACGCCGCGCTGGTCACCGGCGATTTGAGCGCGGGCAAGCCCGACGCGGCCGCCTTCGAACGGCTCCTCGACGCCCTCGACACGGACGCCGCGGCGACGGTGTTCGTGGGCGACGACGTCGAGGCGGACGTGCGGGGCGCGTCGGCCGCCGGCCTCGACGCGGTGCAGGTGACGTTCCCCGGCGGCCCCGACCCCGATCCGGCGGCCATCGCACACGTCGAGCGCGACGAGTTGGCGGCACGGCTCCCGCGGATCCTGTCCTCGCGGTAGCCCGGGTCAGCGGGCGGCCACCGCGCGCTCGAAGACCGACAGGACGCGCTTCACCTCGGCGCCGTCTTCGACGAAGACGACCGTTCGCGGCGGCTCGACGGCCTTCGGGCGGACTCGCAGACCCGCCTCGTCCGCGGCCTCGACGACGGACTCGTGGGCGAGCCGGAAGTTGAGGCGGACGCGTTCGGGGTGGACGAACGCCGTCGCCAGCGGGTCGTCGCCGGCGCGCACCACGTACGCGCGGCTACCGTCGGTCGTCGGGTCGACCTCGGGGTCGGCGTCGGTCACCGACACGGTCGCGAGGCGGCCCTCGTGGCCGACCAGATCGGAGGCGAGCAACTGTGCGATGCGGACGCCGTCCGCGAGCGTGGAGTCGACCATGGGTCGAACACGGGCCGGAGCCGTTTCAAGGCTCCCCGTTCCGGCAAGCGTACCGCGACGAGGGGTTTATGCCTCCGCGCGGCCTTCCTTGTAGGGGAATGAACGACCTTCGAACGGGGCTGAGTTACGGCGACGCCCTGCTGGTGCCGAAGCGATCCCCGGTGGACAGCCGGGACGATGTCGACCTCGCGACGGCGTTCACGCCAGGGGTCGAACTGGCGACGCCGCTCGTCTCCGCGGCGATGGATACGGTCACCGAGGCGGAGATGGCGACCGAACTCGGGCGCGCCGGCGGTCTCGGCGTGATCCACCGCTTTCTCTCCCCCGAGAAGCAGGCCCGAGAGGTCGAGCGAGTCGTCGACGCGGGCGTTCAGGTCGGCGCCGCCGTCGGCCTCGACGAGGATTACGTTTCGCGGTGTGAGCGGCTGGTCGAGGCCGGCGTCGACGTCCTGGTCGTCGACGTCGCACACGGCCACCTCGAACGCGCGCTCGCCGCCGTCGAGCGGGTCGCGGCGGCGTTCCCCGACACCGACCTGGCGGCGGGCAACGTCGCGACGCCCGCGGGCGTCGAGGACCTCGCGGCCGCGGGGGCCGACTGCGTGAAAGTCGGGATCGGTCCGGGGTCACACTGCACGACGCGGAAGGTGGCCGGCGCCGGGGTGCCACAGCTGACCGCCGTCGACGACTGTGCGCGGGCCGCCGCGGACCTAGACGTGCGGATCTGTGCGGACGGTGGCATCCGCAACTCGGGCGACGCGACCAAGGCGCTGATGGCCGGGGCGGACACGGTGATGCTCGGCAGCCTGTTCGCCGGAACCGACGAGGCCCCGGGAGCCGTCGTCGAAGTCGACGGCACGCGGTACAAGCGCTCCCGAGGGATGGCCACCACCGCCGCGGCGGAGGACCGCGACGACAAGGGAGCGGACGTCGATGCCGACGAGGGCGTGGAGGCGCTGACGCCGTACAAGGGACCCGTGGCGGACGTCGCGAGGGAGTTCCTCGCCGGCGTCCGGTCCGGGCTCTCCTACTGCGGCGGCCACACGATCCCGCACGCTCGGGACCGGGCCGAGTTCGTCCGCGTCGCTGCGAGCGCGCGGGAGCGCGAAGGGTTCCACGCGGACCACGACTGGGAGGGCGTCTCGGTGGAGAGCGAGGCGAGCGGTGCCCGCGCGTCGGGGGCCGAAGCCGCCGACGGCGACGACTGATACGGATTGTTGTAACTGTGTACCGGTGGTTCGCCGCACTGTGCTGGCGAACCACCGGTACTGACTTACAATAAACAGTATGACGGATCGGCGACGATCACGCGGAGTCGGCGTCCGACTCCGACTCGGTCCCCTCCCGGAGGTCGGCGAGGGCGCGGTCGGCGGCGGCGTCGACGTCGATTCCCCGGCGGCGGGCGTAGAGGACGGCCGCGGCCTCGATGGTGACGCCGAGTTCGCGCTGTCGCTCGTTGATCGCCGCGACGGCCTCCTGTTTCTCGACGCCGGCCTCGACGAGTGCGGCGAGTACGCGCTCGAACGCGGACTGCTCCCGAAGGACGGACTCGTCGGGGACGAACCCGGAGGGGATGGTGACGGCGGAGGGGTCGAACGACGCGACCAGGTCGTCGCCCTCGCGGGCGAGGAGGCCGCGGCCGGCCGCCACGTCGACGAGGCGCTTGGCCTGATCGGGCGTGAACCAGTCCCGGTCCAAGGAGAGGGCGACGACGAACTCCCCCTCGTCGAGTCGGGACCGCCCCCGGTCGCGGAACGGCGCCGCCACCGCGGTTTCGAGGCTCATGCCCCAGAAGGCGGGGGGCGGCCCACTAAACCCTATCCGTTCCGGCTCCGCGTTCCGAGCGATTCAAGTAGCTGCTAGGACTGGATAGCCGTATGAAAGACCAGGGACGCTCCACGCGCAAGCGGACGGGCGGCCGCCTCCGGCCGTTCCGAAACAAGAAGCGGTACCAGCTGGGCCGTCAGCCGGCCGAAACGACGGTCGGCGAACCCCGGTTCCAGACCATCGACGCCCGCGGGACGGAGACGAAGACGCGGGCGCTCGCCACGAACGTCGCCCAGGTCGCCGACAGCGGCGAGACCGTCGAGGCCGAAATCGAGAACGTCGTCGAGAACCCCTCGAACACCAACTACGCCCGGCGAAACATCCTCACGAAGGGCGCCATCATCGAGACGAGCGAGGGTCGGGCCCGCGTCACGTCCCGTCCCGGTCAGACCGGTCAGGTCAACGCGGTTCTGCTGGACTGAGACGGTTATCGTAACTGTTTCCCGGTGGTTCGCCGGGGAAGTCCGGCGAACCACCGGTGATGACTTACAATAAACGGGATGAGACGCCGGCTACGGCGTCGGTGCCGCCTTCTGCAGTGCCGTCTCGGCGATGTTGCCCCCGTAGTCGGCGCTCCGTGACAGCGAGTCGACGACCAGCCCCAGTAGCTGTGCCCGCGTCGGGTCGAGTTCCCGCAGGAGTTCGTCGATGGAGCGGGCGTGCCCATCGATGCCCTGAACCGACTCCCGAGCCTCGTTGGCGCGGCGCGTCGACTCGTCGCTCTCGTCGAGGAAGAGCGCGTCCATCGCGGCGTCGGTCACGGCCGAGGCGTCGTCGTGAAGCTCGTCGAGGGCGGCGGCGACGTCGTCCGGAACCGGCTCCTCGAACTCGAGCGAGAGGTGGGCGATCTTGGTCGCGTGGTCGGCGATGCGTTCGAGCTGTCGGGCCGCGGACTGGTAGTCGAAACACACCTCGCGGGTGACGCCGAGTTCTTCGGCGGCACGGGGGCTCCGGAGGGTCGCCCGGAAGATACGGGAGACGACCATCCAGAGACGGTCGACGTCGTCGTCGCGCTGGATGACGTCGCGGGCCAGGTCGGCGTCGAGGTCCACCAGCGCCCGCACGGCGTCCTCAAGCATCGAGAGCGCGATGAGTCGCATCCGGGTGACGGCGTTGTTGATCGACAGCTCGGAGGAGTCGAGCAGGTCGCGGATGACCACCCGGTCACGGGTCTCCTCCAGGACTTCCAGGCCGACGAGGCTCTGGGTCGCCTGCCTGATCGTTCGCCGCTGGTCGGTCGTGATGCGGGTACTCTCCAAGGCGATAATGTCGAATCCACTGACGTACATCGTCATCACGGCCCGGATGAGCTCCTCGCCGTCCAGATCGCCGATGTCGAGGGTCCCCTCGGTCCGCTCCTCGCCGGTCCGGGGCGTCATGAAAAGCGAGTCACCCTCGGGGTAGAAGGCCACCTCACTTCCCGCGGAGACTCCGTTGTCGGTCGCCCAGTCTTTCGGGATCGATACCGTGTACGTCGATCCGCCCGTCACCTGCACCTTGCGGGTCTCAACCATACGCGAAGGAAACCGGCGGGGAGAAATAAAACCATCCATATCTATATACTCCTCTAACCGAGCGTGCTGGATCGCCACTCCACCAGGGGTGACGGCCCGTACGGGTGGCCGCTACCGAGCCACATATCGCCCTATAGGCGGAGTAACCGGAATAAGGCTCCGAGATTCTCGTCGATCGGATATCGAGCTGTGGCTCGCGAATCCGGCGGCGAGCGCCCCGGATGGGACCATCGTCATCGGTTGCCGTACGTAGATCTATATAGTTATAATAG is from Haloplanus salinarum and encodes:
- a CDS encoding alpha/beta hydrolase, encoding MTGRAPDLHPEAETILDRVDLPPTASLSVEGAREALRDLLVAEEPPDDDLTVRDLSIPGPGDDPETSLPIRTYTPPDGGARPVFVYLHGGGWVRGDLDTHDGLCRLLAEAADCVVVSVDYRRAPEHRFPAAVHDAYAATAWAAEYAEIVGGDPDRVAVGGDSAGGNLAAAVTLLARERDGPELAHQVLLYPVTDYAFDTSSYDENTAGYLLSRASMRWYWERYLGDDIDGANPYASPLRARDLSGLPSATVITAGYDPLRDEGAAYADRLREGGVSVTHENYPGMVHVFASFPDLDRARDARRVIADGLATAFGRD
- a CDS encoding 30S ribosomal protein S8e is translated as MKDQGRSTRKRTGGRLRPFRNKKRYQLGRQPAETTVGEPRFQTIDARGTETKTRALATNVAQVADSGETVEAEIENVVENPSNTNYARRNILTKGAIIETSEGRARVTSRPGQTGQVNAVLLD
- a CDS encoding DNA double-strand break repair nuclease NurA, which codes for MTLDPVHVDGIADLAGRLARRVDDTDHDDLARTAFEEFLDPLRADGRTVIDPLGERRLRSVPVDDVALIDSPYPTVHGLDSGTINPTTFKNGLVLDVAHAAMAAEPSDLDLHRARSLVTTVHANDPTLALGTDWARRDEGYFRNKILHAPRVNRYAEGVVHALALYLAESSHALEHADVVDDCLLLDGPLYPKELLNWQDRDAELGALATEAKPRAIVENYVRLVERLLDRDVAVAGFVKNPSPKLITRTLRENGVDAPWVDDTALFTRLLEPDGDEGRPTDRLTFTNWFRSRGGSDRTLAADGDALGVDRRRDPADYEVTFFVVYDPREDLCYRVEAPAGLTRDPDARDRLTRQILRDVATARGPPPVVERADALARIGVDEKAALRRKFEERLDSPFVRTYDDHRWGEEF
- a CDS encoding HAD family hydrolase; translation: MDTAAVAFDLDDTLAVTNVDRETLLASALRAVDAPARSREAYLDAHADNLTARSREPVFETLLDGTDVDPAALARAYRERVNEALSPVSGVESMLTRLARRYRLGLLTNGPVVAQRSKLRVLGWSDRFDAALVTGDLSAGKPDAAAFERLLDALDTDAAATVFVGDDVEADVRGASAAGLDAVQVTFPGGPDPDPAAIAHVERDELAARLPRILSSR
- a CDS encoding DUF7344 domain-containing protein translates to MGGTSNGTSLARDDVYEVLSNRRRRFVIHYLQRNGPRAALGTLAEHVAAWENGIDVAAVGSDARKNVYTSLQQFHLPKMEDLNLVIFDQRAGEVELTDDADDVDLYLEVVQGRDVPWSLYYLGVGTLTGVVTLGHALDLPVLAGIGDASLAMFTIVAIATLALVHTYYTRGMRLGSEGPPPEVEG
- a CDS encoding DUF7113 family protein, translating into MLLIRGTGGDTTLTGTVYERGERAPSFRGAPDEDAAYVWVCDEFYEVESGGSTTRIDGEEIQVAFESPMPRGFDTREQAIEAAKEHLRTQFARVGVPESTVSIEMEKADPID
- a CDS encoding guanosine monophosphate reductase, producing the protein MNDLRTGLSYGDALLVPKRSPVDSRDDVDLATAFTPGVELATPLVSAAMDTVTEAEMATELGRAGGLGVIHRFLSPEKQAREVERVVDAGVQVGAAVGLDEDYVSRCERLVEAGVDVLVVDVAHGHLERALAAVERVAAAFPDTDLAAGNVATPAGVEDLAAAGADCVKVGIGPGSHCTTRKVAGAGVPQLTAVDDCARAAADLDVRICADGGIRNSGDATKALMAGADTVMLGSLFAGTDEAPGAVVEVDGTRYKRSRGMATTAAAEDRDDKGADVDADEGVEALTPYKGPVADVAREFLAGVRSGLSYCGGHTIPHARDRAEFVRVAASAREREGFHADHDWEGVSVESEASGARASGAEAADGDD
- a CDS encoding DUF2240 family protein; this encodes MSLETAVAAPFRDRGRSRLDEGEFVVALSLDRDWFTPDQAKRLVDVAAGRGLLAREGDDLVASFDPSAVTIPSGFVPDESVLREQSAFERVLAALVEAGVEKQEAVAAINERQRELGVTIEAAAVLYARRRGIDVDAAADRALADLREGTESESDADSA
- a CDS encoding phosphate uptake regulator PhoU — protein: MVETRKVQVTGGSTYTVSIPKDWATDNGVSAGSEVAFYPEGDSLFMTPRTGEERTEGTLDIGDLDGEELIRAVMTMYVSGFDIIALESTRITTDQRRTIRQATQSLVGLEVLEETRDRVVIRDLLDSSELSINNAVTRMRLIALSMLEDAVRALVDLDADLARDVIQRDDDVDRLWMVVSRIFRATLRSPRAAEELGVTREVCFDYQSAARQLERIADHATKIAHLSLEFEEPVPDDVAAALDELHDDASAVTDAAMDALFLDESDESTRRANEARESVQGIDGHARSIDELLRELDPTRAQLLGLVVDSLSRSADYGGNIAETALQKAAPTP